A stretch of Chloroflexota bacterium DNA encodes these proteins:
- a CDS encoding glucose-1-phosphate adenylyltransferase: MVLAGGAGERLSILSAERAKPAVPFAGRYRIIDFVLSNCVNSGIFKVAILTQYNPRSLSAHIGIGKPWDLDRSNGGVTILQPYLGLGKGEWNRGTADAIHQNLYFVQDHKVEDVLVLAGDHIYTMRYDHMISSHRQRRADVTVGVVEVPLEEAHRFGLVTLSPQDRIIEWQEKPAHPASNLGSMGIYVFNREALFKILEQAIAGGRYDFGRDVLPAILDKYRVFAYRFRGYWRDVGTVEAYWQASMDLIQDLPPFNLYDEEMSIHSKVRDLPPSKTGPNARISRSLVSHGCIINGTVLNSILSPGVYVEEGATVVDSVLFDDVEVERGVVVHRCIVDKEVKIGAGSTLGFGEDNTPNRDKPEHLNTGITIVGKGAHIPPGIKVGRNVKIICWAEQEDFPSDFIPSGESVEKKSPGRHRV; this comes from the coding sequence ATGGTCCTGGCCGGGGGGGCCGGGGAGAGGCTCTCTATCCTTTCAGCAGAGAGGGCCAAGCCGGCGGTACCCTTTGCCGGCCGGTACCGGATTATTGATTTTGTCCTCTCCAACTGTGTCAACTCCGGCATCTTCAAGGTAGCCATCCTCACCCAGTATAACCCCCGTTCCCTGTCGGCGCATATCGGCATTGGCAAGCCCTGGGACCTGGACCGCTCCAACGGAGGGGTCACCATCCTCCAGCCCTATCTGGGGCTGGGGAAGGGGGAGTGGAACCGGGGCACGGCCGATGCCATCCATCAGAACCTCTACTTTGTCCAGGACCACAAGGTGGAAGACGTCCTCGTCCTGGCCGGGGACCATATCTATACCATGCGTTACGACCATATGATAAGCTCCCACCGCCAGCGCCGGGCCGATGTCACTGTGGGGGTGGTGGAGGTCCCTCTGGAGGAGGCCCACCGCTTTGGCCTCGTCACCCTCAGCCCCCAGGACAGGATTATAGAATGGCAGGAGAAGCCTGCCCATCCAGCGAGCAACCTGGGCTCCATGGGCATCTATGTCTTCAACCGGGAGGCCCTCTTCAAGATCCTGGAGCAGGCCATCGCGGGCGGCCGCTACGACTTTGGCCGGGACGTCCTGCCTGCCATCCTGGACAAGTACCGGGTCTTTGCCTACCGGTTCCGGGGCTACTGGAGGGATGTGGGCACGGTGGAGGCCTACTGGCAGGCAAGCATGGACCTCATCCAGGACCTCCCCCCCTTCAACCTCTATGATGAGGAGATGTCCATCCACAGCAAGGTCCGGGACCTGCCCCCCAGCAAGACCGGGCCCAACGCCCGCATCTCCCGCAGCCTGGTCTCCCACGGCTGTATCATCAATGGGACGGTGCTGAACTCCATCCTCTCCCCGGGGGTCTATGTGGAGGAGGGGGCAACGGTGGTGGACTCGGTGCTCTTTGATGATGTGGAGGTGGAGCGGGGGGTGGTGGTCCACCGCTGTATTGTGGACAAAGAGGTGAAGATAGGCGCCGGCTCCACCCTGGGCTTTGGGGAAGATAATACCCCCAACCGGGATAAGCCGGAGCACCTCAATACCGGCATCACCATCGTGGGCAAGGGGGCCCACATCCCCCCGGGGATTAAGGTGGGCCGCAATGTCAAGATAATCTGCTGGGCGGAGCAGGAGGACTTCCCCTCGGACTTCATCCCCAGCGGGGAATCGGTGGAAAAGAAGTCCCCCGGCCGCCACCGGGTATGA
- a CDS encoding small multi-drug export protein produces the protein MNLEEFFGVLLIAASPVVELRGAIPLAIYTYDFPWYSALAISLIGNLLPVPLLLVLWDKLSRLLSKIGVCERVLRWVYARTRRQGRLIKKYERVGLMLFVAVPLPGTGAWTGSIAAFLFGMEFKKALLSIVAGVIIAGVIVTCLSLLGWVGALLAGIGLITLAILGQWKI, from the coding sequence GTGAACTTGGAAGAATTTTTTGGAGTGCTCCTCATTGCCGCCTCACCAGTGGTGGAACTACGGGGAGCAATACCGCTGGCTATTTACACCTACGATTTCCCCTGGTATTCTGCTCTTGCCATTTCTCTGATAGGTAACCTTCTACCAGTGCCTCTCCTTCTCGTCCTCTGGGATAAACTGTCAAGGCTCCTCAGCAAGATTGGGGTTTGCGAGCGAGTCCTGCGCTGGGTTTATGCCCGCACGAGGAGGCAAGGGAGACTAATTAAGAAATATGAAAGGGTTGGGCTTATGCTGTTTGTAGCCGTGCCCCTCCCTGGCACTGGAGCCTGGACCGGTTCCATCGCTGCCTTTCTCTTCGGTATGGAGTTTAAAAAGGCCCTCCTTTCCATTGTCGCAGGGGTAATTATTGCCGGAGTGATTGTTACCTGCCTGAGCCTTCTCGGTTGGGTAGGGGCGCTCCTTGCTGGCATAGGGCTTATAACCTTGGCCATCCTCGGTCAATGGAAGATTTAG
- a CDS encoding DNA-directed RNA polymerase subunit beta, with protein sequence MVSELAVPSRVPQVRSYAHVPDVLEVPNLVQVQLDSYDWFRGKGLGELLRDISPIEDFTGTRFELTFLNPNKGPEYGQSRYEFRPPKHDEAECRLRDLTYASPLFVTVWLKHREAPQEYKESVIFLGDFPLMTRQGTFIVNGAERVVVSQLVRSPGVYLTLEEDVTTGRNLCYAKLIPDRGAWLEFETSNRDVVSVKVDGKRKIAVTTLLRAIGYSNDEKLKELFQDVDKNPDHHYIQTTIDWQNLELARGGEEEKLDNQEKALRYIFRRLRPGDPANLENAQALIKNLLFNPRRYDLGRVGRYKLNQRLGKDLLTLRGALPEERVLTPEDLVAIGRHIIRVDNGEGHPDDIDHLGNRRVRTVGELIQNQFRIGLLRLERVVKERMSIIDPKVATPANLINIRPVIAALREFFGGSQLSQFMDQTNPLAELTHKRRLSALGPGGLSRERAGFDVRDVHHSHYGRVCPIETPEGPNIGLIGSLATYARLNPYGFIETPYRRVTREFENADPRLIGRTLREKVTNREGKAVAEAGSVVDEKLFQRLSRLAPKNIPLVPSVSSSLEDIEYLSADREEDHTIAQANTRLDAQGHFLEEKVEVRRGSRYSLESPLRIDYMDVSPKQIVSVATSLIPFLEHDDANRALMGSNMQRQSVPLLQPRAPILITGMERLAGRDSGQVVFARREGTVASVTSNEIRVVTEEGEEVHPLMKFIRTNQGTCLNQRPLVDKGERVRAGQVLADSSSTDGGELALGDNVLVAFMSWEGYNFEDAVIISESLIRADRFSSIHIEKHEMEARETKLGPEEITRDIPNVGEESLRDLDENGIIRLGAEVGPGDILVGKITPKGETELTPEEKLLRAIFGEKARDVKDTSLRIPHGEKGKVIAVKVFSREAKDELPAGVIRLVRVWVAQRRKLSVGDKMAGRHGNKGVIARILPDEDMPLLPDGRHVEIILNPISVPSRMNLGQVLETHLGGAAFTMGFRATCPVFQGATSEEIEEALAQAWLVQRSGALQFSEQGRPQVDWGKARPWLTEKGFDPEKVFSQVGEARRTCLRVWLEDQGENVNGIADSEVEALSDKLVQEKRLSPPIHGKVVLRDGRTGEPFDQPVTVGHIYMMKLIHLVEDKIHARSIGPYSLITQQPLGGKAQFGGQRFGEMEVWALEAYGAAHILQELLTVKSDDVLGRAKTYEAIIKGEEILQPGVPESFKVLLQELKSLGLAVEVLNEAEEKVSLAEEETFELPRIPMDLPPLKPDLEKGKEGKDA encoded by the coding sequence ATGGTTTCGGAACTAGCTGTTCCTTCTCGCGTCCCCCAGGTGAGGTCCTACGCCCATGTCCCGGATGTACTGGAGGTCCCCAACCTCGTCCAGGTACAGCTGGACTCCTACGACTGGTTCAGGGGCAAGGGACTGGGGGAGCTCCTGCGGGATATCTCCCCCATTGAGGACTTCACCGGCACCCGTTTTGAGCTGACCTTCCTCAACCCCAACAAGGGGCCGGAGTATGGGCAATCCCGCTATGAGTTCCGCCCCCCCAAACACGATGAGGCGGAGTGCCGGCTACGGGACCTGACCTATGCCTCCCCTCTCTTTGTTACCGTCTGGCTCAAGCACCGGGAGGCGCCTCAGGAATACAAGGAGTCGGTCATCTTCCTGGGAGACTTCCCCCTGATGACCCGCCAGGGGACATTCATAGTCAACGGTGCCGAGAGGGTGGTGGTGAGCCAGTTGGTCCGCTCCCCGGGGGTCTATCTCACCCTGGAGGAGGATGTCACCACCGGCCGGAACCTCTGTTATGCCAAGCTCATCCCGGACCGGGGGGCCTGGCTGGAATTTGAGACCTCCAACCGGGATGTGGTCTCGGTGAAGGTAGACGGGAAAAGAAAAATCGCCGTCACCACCCTCCTCCGGGCCATTGGCTATAGCAACGATGAGAAGCTGAAGGAGCTCTTCCAGGATGTGGACAAAAACCCAGACCATCACTACATCCAGACTACCATAGACTGGCAGAACCTGGAGCTGGCCCGGGGCGGGGAAGAGGAGAAGCTAGACAACCAGGAGAAGGCCCTGAGATACATTTTCCGCCGCCTGCGCCCCGGGGACCCCGCCAACCTGGAGAATGCCCAGGCCCTCATCAAGAACCTCCTCTTCAACCCCCGCCGCTATGACCTAGGCCGGGTAGGCCGGTACAAGCTCAACCAGAGGCTGGGGAAAGACCTCCTCACCCTCAGAGGGGCCCTGCCCGAAGAGAGAGTTCTTACCCCGGAGGACTTGGTGGCCATTGGGCGGCATATTATCCGCGTGGACAATGGAGAAGGGCACCCCGATGACATTGACCACCTGGGCAACCGGCGGGTGAGGACGGTTGGGGAGCTCATCCAGAACCAGTTCCGCATCGGTCTCCTGCGCCTGGAGCGGGTGGTCAAGGAAAGGATGAGCATCATTGACCCCAAGGTGGCCACCCCGGCCAACCTCATCAACATCCGTCCGGTGATAGCCGCCCTGAGGGAGTTCTTCGGGGGCTCCCAGCTCTCCCAGTTTATGGACCAGACCAACCCCCTGGCCGAGCTCACCCACAAGAGGCGACTTTCCGCCCTGGGCCCTGGAGGCCTTTCCCGGGAGAGGGCGGGGTTTGATGTGCGGGATGTGCACCACTCCCACTACGGCCGGGTCTGCCCCATTGAGACCCCGGAAGGGCCCAACATCGGCCTCATCGGCAGCCTGGCCACCTATGCCCGGCTCAACCCCTACGGCTTCATTGAGACCCCTTACCGCCGGGTCACTCGGGAGTTTGAGAACGCCGACCCCAGACTGATAGGCAGGACTCTCAGGGAGAAGGTGACCAACAGGGAAGGCAAAGCAGTAGCCGAGGCGGGCAGCGTGGTGGACGAGAAGCTCTTCCAGCGCCTCTCCCGCCTGGCTCCCAAGAATATCCCATTGGTCCCCTCGGTCTCCTCCAGTCTGGAGGACATAGAATACCTCTCCGCTGACCGTGAGGAGGACCACACCATCGCCCAGGCCAACACCCGCCTGGATGCCCAGGGCCACTTCCTGGAGGAAAAGGTGGAAGTGAGGCGGGGCAGCCGCTACTCCCTGGAGAGCCCCCTCCGCATTGACTATATGGATGTCTCCCCCAAACAGATAGTGAGTGTAGCCACCTCCCTCATCCCCTTCCTGGAACACGATGATGCCAACCGGGCCCTTATGGGCTCCAACATGCAGCGCCAGTCGGTGCCTCTCCTCCAGCCCAGGGCCCCCATTCTGATTACGGGTATGGAGCGCCTTGCGGGCCGGGACTCGGGCCAGGTAGTCTTCGCCCGGCGCGAGGGGACAGTCGCCTCGGTCACCAGCAATGAGATAAGGGTGGTGACCGAGGAAGGGGAGGAGGTCCATCCCCTGATGAAGTTCATCCGCACCAACCAGGGCACCTGCCTCAACCAGCGCCCCCTGGTAGACAAAGGGGAGCGCGTCCGGGCGGGCCAGGTCCTGGCCGATAGCTCCTCCACCGACGGAGGGGAGTTGGCCCTGGGGGATAATGTGCTGGTGGCCTTCATGAGCTGGGAAGGCTACAACTTTGAGGATGCGGTCATCATCTCCGAAAGCCTGATAAGGGCCGACCGCTTCAGCTCCATCCACATAGAGAAGCATGAGATGGAGGCCAGGGAGACCAAGCTGGGGCCAGAAGAGATAACCCGGGATATCCCGAATGTAGGTGAGGAGAGCCTGCGGGACCTGGACGAAAACGGCATTATCCGCCTCGGGGCGGAGGTGGGGCCGGGGGATATCCTGGTGGGCAAGATAACCCCAAAGGGGGAAACAGAACTCACCCCCGAGGAAAAGCTCCTCCGCGCCATCTTCGGGGAGAAGGCCCGGGATGTGAAGGACACCTCCCTGCGCATCCCCCACGGGGAGAAGGGAAAAGTAATAGCTGTAAAGGTCTTCTCCCGGGAGGCCAAAGATGAGCTCCCCGCCGGGGTGATAAGACTAGTCCGGGTCTGGGTGGCCCAGCGCCGGAAGCTCTCGGTGGGGGACAAGATGGCAGGCCGCCATGGCAACAAGGGGGTCATCGCCCGCATCCTGCCCGATGAGGACATGCCCCTTCTCCCCGATGGCCGCCATGTGGAGATAATCCTTAATCCCATCAGTGTGCCCTCCCGGATGAACCTGGGCCAGGTCCTGGAGACCCATCTGGGCGGGGCGGCCTTCACCATGGGCTTCCGGGCGACATGTCCGGTATTCCAGGGGGCCACCTCCGAAGAGATAGAGGAGGCCCTGGCCCAGGCCTGGCTGGTCCAGCGCAGCGGCGCCCTCCAGTTCAGTGAACAGGGCCGGCCCCAGGTGGACTGGGGAAAAGCCCGGCCCTGGCTTACGGAGAAGGGCTTTGACCCGGAAAAGGTCTTCAGCCAGGTGGGGGAGGCCCGCCGCACCTGCCTCAGGGTCTGGCTGGAGGACCAGGGGGAGAATGTCAACGGCATTGCCGATAGCGAGGTGGAAGCCCTGTCAGACAAACTGGTCCAGGAGAAGCGCCTCTCCCCGCCCATCCACGGCAAGGTGGTGCTGAGGGATGGCCGCACCGGGGAACCCTTTGACCAGCCGGTAACTGTGGGCCATATCTACATGATGAAGCTTATCCACCTGGTGGAGGACAAGATACATGCCCGCTCCATCGGCCCCTACTCCCTCATCACCCAGCAACCACTGGGGGGCAAGGCCCAGTTCGGCGGCCAGCGCTTCGGCGAGATGGAAGTCTGGGCCCTGGAGGCCTACGGCGCCGCCCATATCCTCCAGGAGCTCCTCACGGTGAAGTCCGATGATGTCCTGGGCCGGGCCAAGACCTATGAGGCCATTATCAAAGGGGAGGAGATCCTCCAGCCCGGCGTCCCCGAGTCCTTTAAGGTCCTCCTCCAGGAACTCAAGAGTCTGGGCCTGGCGGTGGAAGTGCTGAACGAGGCCGAGGAGAAGGTCTCCCTGGCCGAGGAGGAGACCTTTGAGCTCCCCCGCATTCCCATGGACCTTCCCCCATTGAAGCCTGACCTGGAGAAAGGCAAGGAAGGAAAAGATGCCTGA